Within Oncorhynchus keta strain PuntledgeMale-10-30-2019 chromosome 30, Oket_V2, whole genome shotgun sequence, the genomic segment tggtccgggtttggccagggtaggctgtcattgtaaataagattttgttcttaactgacttgcctagttaaataaaaataaagcccagtcagatgaacttgtggatataatttgtatgtctctgtgtccattaTGAAGGAAGTACTagtgttagcacaatgactgaaagtctatgggtatctgcgagcatgcaatgactggaagtctatgggtatctgcagatatccatagacttccagtcattgcgctaaagCTAACTtgctaatattgtacaatccaggtgtgcgaagctcttagagacttacccggaaagattcacagctgtaatctctgagtgaatctaacatgtattgactcaggggtgttaCTACTTAAATGTATGAGATATGTATGttacattttcaataaatttgcacaattttctaaaaacatgttttcactttgtcattatggggtattgcatgtagatgggtgaggggaaaaatatttaatcaatgttgaattcaggctgttacacaacaaaatgtggaataattcaagaggtatgaatactttctgaaggcactgtacatggacACTTACATGTGTGTCCTGTATAGTGTATGTTTTTGTGCATAGGCTACACTCATAAATGACATATTAGTGTACTCAAGGaataacatactgtaacacacactgaAATGTAAAGCATGACATGTAATGGAGTTAACAAGGAAACATGTTTGCATTTAAGAATTACTGATTTGATTTGTATGCATACAAAAGTCTGTCTATTTACAGGGGTTTTTATGTTGTTAACCTATACCTTTATCCAAACCCTCACAGTGAGATAATGGATATGTACTACCTGTGAGATGGCTGAGTATTAGCAGACAATATGGATGAATCAATTTCATATAGCCTGCATAACATTTGGCGATGTTTTTTAGGCTGTTGCTTTATCAGTATAATGTTTTACTTGCGCCATGAAAATACTAGGTACTGGGCAGAATCTGGGGCAGCTGAGCAGGGACCTGGTTGGTTGTGTAGAGGGGAAATGAGGACAGGTTGTGTAGGAGTGCAGTTAGAATACAGTAacctcactgtgtgtgtggtgcagcgGTTACCTGTGTTAAtatgaagtaaaaaataaaaatagctaGACGGGTGCAGAGTCcactgcagacagagagagacagagagacagagacatagagagagaacatAAACCAGTCTAGACTCGCCATGCTGTTAAATGAGGCAAGGCAATGGCATCGATTCGCAAAAGCATATGCACTGATGTTGAGTGAGTGAAAACAGCATATTTAagtgtggggttatggtgtgttatagcCCTATTGACTTTGATGTGACCTCTTATCTGCAGCCCCCCCTATTTCAGAAAATAAGGGAGGAACTTCACTTGGCAAAGATAAAAGGAAACTGGTTTCGTCACCTGGTTTAACCGACAGAACTACTGTGGTGACCTGAGACAGCCAGTATATTAATGTAATGTTCTGTTTATCTCATTCAAAccaaatggcaccatgttccctatgtAGAGTTACTTTTGACCTGgcccaagtagtgcactacataggaaatagggtgtcatttgggacgtagtAGGCATAGTGTATTGGATGAGGTCTGATAACAGGTTATGATTGGAATAAGAAAAGCTCCAAGGCCAGCACTATAAGGAACAACTTATCCTACTAATCCCCCAGGCCAACACCATCTAGTCCCCTAGGCCAGCACCATCTAGGCCCCCAGGCCAGCACCATCTAGGCCCCCAGGCCAGCACCATCTAGGCCCCCAGGCCAGGTACATCTAGCCCCCAAGGCCAGCACTATAAGGAACAACTTATCCTACTAGTCCCCCAAGCCAGCACCATCTAGTCCCCCAGGCCAGGTACATCTAGTCCCCCAGGCCAGGAATATCTAGTCCCCCAGGCCGGGAACATCTAGCCCCCCAGGCCAGCACCATCTAGTCTCCGAGGCCAGGGACATCTAGTCCCACAGGCCAGGAACATCTAGTCCCCCAGGGCGGAAACATCTAGTCCCCCAGGCCGGGAACATCTAGCCCCCCCAGGCCGGGACCATCTAGTCTCTAGTCTCCCAGGCCAGGAACCATCTAGTCCCCCAGGCCGGAACCATCTAGACCTCAGGCCGGAACCATCTAGTCCCTCAGGCCGGAACCATCTAGTCCCCCAGGCCGGAACAATCTAGTCCCCCAGGCCGGAACCATCTAGTCCACCAGGCCGGAACCATCTAGTCTCCCAGGCCGGAACCATCTAGTCCCCCAGGCCACATTATCATTCCAAAAAGTGTTCAAATAGGCATAGTGATTTGCAATTCGATAGACATATAAATTATGTAGTTCTTCAAAAGAGCGACATGCACTTGGATGGAGTGGCATTACAGGTCAAGAAGTGGCGTCTTGTTGTTGGCACTAACAGACAAATAGTGTGTAACTGCAACCCGCAAATCAACCTGCATGTGGGCATAATGCCTCTTCgagcatcccattggttcctgcatgaaATATCCCCCTTTAGTACACCATCTTCATGCTTGTGTGACAATTCTGAATGTGGGTCAAAAGGGAAATAAAAGTGTTATCGGAGTTTGTTTCATCCCAGTCTGCTGGGTGGCGACACCGGTAGACAGTGTACTTCACTCCCGCCTGCCCTCACCATTGTTAACAGACCTGCAGGAAAACAATGCCCGATAGGCGAGGGCAAAGAACACGGTCTACCAGTTGCTCCTGCCTCCCACTAGTACAGCAGGCGGAAGGGACACCATGTGCTAGCTAACTTGCTAGTTAGCGACACCGTgtgctagttagttagctagcacaCGGCACCGTGTGCttgctagttagttagctagcacaTGGTGTCGCACCTGCCTCCCGCCTGCTGTGTACCGGAGTCCTCCTTAAGACTAGTTGGCTAAGTTAGCACACAGTGTTCTTCGCTCTTGCGTGCCGAACACCTGCCCTCACCATTGTTAACAGAACTGTGGGAAAACAGTGTCCGACAGGCGGGGGCAAAAGACACTAGCTATAGGTAGCTACCATTTTCGCCCCAGCCTCTTCTTCTACTGTGGGATTTATCGGCAGTTGGCATCCAACGTTATGGTGCATTACCGCTATCTGCTGTACTTAAGTGCCCCTGCCTATGTACTGGAGTCATATAGTTTAAAAATGGACCAACAGACATATAAAGAGGGGTTCCTGCAGATGCAGGAACGCCCCAAATTACAGGCTGCAGTTGCACCCTTATCCTAATGGAGGCTAACTCCACATAGCTTGTTGGCCAAAGCCTATGGGgaaattaatgtttttttttttttataaacaccgaaaataaggtctgtggtaaacacaggaTTAGAAGAGTTTATACAGAAAAAAACTTTGTCTCCTAAACTTCTGTTAACCTCAGCCCTTATTTCGGCGTTTACCCCAAAACCCCATTCTTTCTCCATTAATTTCCCCCATAGGAATGGCTGAACGACCTGAACGAACCAGATGTTACTAATTTCCATTTAAACTGGCGAGCTCTTCAATATTTCCGCATTAGAAATGTTTGTGAGATTTGCTTCCTGTATTGCCGACGCGACAGAATCGATAACTGTGGCATACTGTGCGTGTCTTGAAGAGCGACAGCCCTGAAAAGGATTCTGTTGGTTGCCTAAATGCATCACCATATGGACTAGGCCTAAAATAATGTCAGACGTGAAATGTTATGACATCATCACTCTGTATTCTATGCGTAACCTCGCCTACTATTGCTATTGTAAACTACCCAACAACAGGCAAAGAGACAGTTTATTCAAATGTTGGCTATCCATGTGATACATATTTACTAACTTCCAATAGATGTGTTGTTACAAGCTTATTTACACGAACCAACATGCGCAATTAGTAAGGCAAAGACGCCAGGTGAAAGTCAACTGCGACAGCAGTCAAGCATTAGTGTTCTTACCTGTGCACGCTCGGTAGGTCTGATAAATAGCCTAATCCTTGTCTTCAACACATTGTCTTCTTACAGCATGCTAAATAATGTTCATGTCACGATACGATAATTATTTGACCAATTCTGAATACGCCATACTTAGAACGAATGTTAATAGTGCTGGAAAAATCGAATCACTTACATTTATGATAACAGTTTAAAAAACGATACGTCGTGCATTTATCCCAAAATATTATGCGGGGAAACAAAACGATGAAGCGGCGTGAAGTGAAATGTCGCAACTTGGTAGCTGGCTAAATAAAAAGCAGAGACAAGCTAGACCAGAGGAGGGCGAGGTAAAAATCGAGGGAGGGCAAAAGCAGAAGGGAGGAGTTCAGGAGAAAAGTGTTGTTTGGTATTACGCATTGCTGAAGAGCCGTGCATTGCCTCCATTTTAGGGGAATCCCATTAGGCTGTGTTATCCGCGGCAAGAGGGCGGTAACTGGATGGGTCACTTCAGGTTCTGTCTCTACCCTTAATATTTTGGTAAACCTACTTTACCGAATGTCATGGTCCACAATCTCAGGTATACAGCTTCGTGTCCTaaatggtattacagggtagccACCGTCAAAAACAGCCTCTATTACAGATCACAATATTCTTTCATTTATGATAATGACTCACCTGTAAAAACGTGTCAGACACAACTAGGGACAAACCTACCTGGAAATCTAGTACTTATGTATGCTGCAGGTAGAGGAGCACTGTGGATCATTGGTGTGCTGTTATTGTAGCATGTGCAACATTCAGATTTCTATCCAATCACTCCTATGCACAATTATAAAGTAATACACACAATGTATCATTTACACAGAAAATGGATGATCATTTAGACTAGACCAGATTCACCAGAAAACTAGAGATGACATTTTCAGTGAAGACAGTTGTGGTGACACAGATTTGGCACCACCTGCTGGAGCAACAGAGCGAGGGGGACGAAGGGACAGCACTGGATTATAATGACCTGGCTGGCAACGGCACATTTGTACCAACCAGAGACAGGTGTGTAGGCTACATGTGTAGTAAGGATGTggacataccaacacactctacctGGTGTATCAGTTACAAGACATGACACCAGTGAATATTTTTTCTTTTATATACAAAAGAGGAGACAAGGACAGCACAGAAATAAGTGAGTATACATACTGTGCTACTGATTGAGGTCATTATTACAATCTCATTTAGTGAGACTTTTATTTTATTCTTCTGTCACTTCAAGTCTTTCTCAGTCATTTGTGAGCTGCATGTCATCTGACAAATCATTCAACAGCTTTACCTACACAATTCACAACAAAATTGTGGCATAATATGAATACAAAAACAGCCAGGGGAAAAAATGTGCTTATTCTCTTTGAAACAAAATCCGttacaaaaatgtgcttttaaaATCAATATCAAAATGACTATCAgggaaaatatttttttccccctggTATATAACCAACAGTTCTGCACGAGAACTGTAAGCTTTCATCGGAAGGCTTGGGGGATTGAGAGGTGCATGGTATTGGTAGTCCCCCTGTCCCAATTGGTActctattctctatgtagtgcacagCTTTTGACCAGGGTTCTAGTCaaaagtgcactatattaggggataGGATGCCAATTGTGACGAGCCCTGGATTTTCTCTATGAAATGTCATGACCACAATGTGGGTTAGTGAAgtacacaaaaacaaatgacaATGAAGGAAAATAAGCACGTTTTGCTAAATGTAAAACTGTCCATGGACTAAAGGTTCGGATGCAGGCTAAAGGGAGCTGTACGCTGTTAGTGGAGAGTTTTGAGAATGTGTGTATCCCATATCTCCTTGTTCCCGAAGTGTGCATTTGTTCACTACTACCCTCATATAGCATGGGATTGGTGTAGGCATGGTTAAAAACACCTTTTTCTAATACCAGtcatttcctttcaaatccaTGGAGGGATGTGAAGAAGTGCACCTTTGCAGTAAGCGCCCATAATGTCTGTATAGAAAAGGCTCaacccttccctctttctctaactTGGTCCTCTAACTACTACCGCCACTGTTTCACATTATCCATGTTGTCCTCAATGGTGCTGTTCTCCTCCAGACCCCACCAGTCTGGCAGCTGCACCTCAGCCTCTACAggctctccacctcccctcttctGATGCTTCCTTTCTGGGGAGGGTGGTCATAGATGGGTGGTGATCACCTCCCCAGCCCGGGTCTCTGTCCACTGGGGCTTATCGCTGGGCCACTCGGCCACCGGCCTCCCCATCCCCAGCCTGGGTCTCTGTCCACTGGGGCTTATCGCTGGGCCACTCGGCCACCGGCCTCCCCATCCCCAGCCTGGGTCTCTGTCCACTGGGGCTTATCGCTGGGCCACTCGGCCACCGGCCTCCCCATCCCCAGCCTGGTTGACCCCAGCTTCCCTCTGAGccttctcctctcctgctgcctcctcttcctggcctgtttcctctcctgctgcctcctctccctggcctgtttcctctcctgctgcctcctctccctggcctgtttcctctcctgctgcctcctctccctggcctgtttcctctcctgctgcctcctctccctggcctgtttcctctcctgctgcctcctctccctggcctgtttcctctcctgctgcctcctctccctggcctgtttcctctcctgctgcctcctctccctggcctgtttcctctcctgctgcctcctctccctggcctgtttcctctcctgctgcctcctctccctggcctgtttcctctcctgctgcctcctctccctggcctgtttcctctcctgctgcctcctctccctggcctgtttcctctcctgctgcctcctctccctggcctttcctctcctgctgcctcctctccctggcctgtttcctctcctgctgcctcctctccctggcctgtttcctctcctgctgcctcctctccctggcctgtttcctctcctgctgcatcctctccctggcctgtttcctctcctgctgcctcctctccctggcctgtttcctctcctgctgcctcctctccctggcctgtttcctctcctgctgcctcctctccctggcctgtttcctctcctgctgcctcctctccctggcctgtttcctctcctgctgcctcctctccctggcctgtttcctctcctgctgcatcctctccctggcctgtttcctctcctgctgcctcctctccctggCCTGTTTCCTCTCCTGCTGCCGGGCCACCTGGAAGCGCTGGAGCAACAGGTCACGGGCATACTCGTACAGCTCCTCATCCCATTGGTTCAGATGGCGGACCTGGAGCTGCGTCTCAGACACGACCTCTACGCTGGCCGCACGCGTGCCGTTGAGCTGGGTGAAGGGGGAGATGAACGCCAGGCAGAAGATCCTCTCAAACAGGTACTGGGTTTCCCTCTGGTTCTCTGTCAGGCCGAAGAAGGCCATGCCCCGCAGGTTCCGCTTGGCGCTCTCGAATAACACAGCCCAGCGCTCGTCCTCGCTCATGGCCGAGACATTGTAGCAGCCCACCAGGCTGAGGTCTGCCAGCATGCGGACCTGCCGTTTGTTGGCCAGGTTGTAGGGGCAGTCCATGAACTCCTGCAGGGAGCAGCCGGACCAGTCATCCCCGGGGTCGTAGCTGGGCAACTCGGCCAGCGTGGGGGCGCACCCGTCACACACGTGCAGGGAGGCCTTCCAGGTGGCACCGCGCTGCACGTGCCGCCACTCTCTCAGGTTACGCCACACCTGGTCACGCaggatggtgatgtagtagtaGTTCCGGCTGAAGAACAGCAGACAgagtgaacagagagacagaacagaacaaacagacagacagaacagagtgagagacagacagaacagagtgagagacagacagaacagagaaacagacagatagaatatagagacagacagaacagagaaacagacagaacagagagacagacagaacagaacagagagacagacagaacagagagacagacagaacagagacagacagaacagaacagagtgaacagagagacagaacagaacaaacagagagacagaccagagagagacagacagaacagagtgagagagacagaacagagtgagagacagacagaacagagtgagagacagacagaacagagtgagagacagacagaacagagagagagagagagacagacagaacagagagagagacagaacagagagagagagacagaacagagagagagagacagaacagaaagagagagacagaacagagagagagagacagaacagagagagagagacagacagaacagagagagagacagacagaacagagagagagagacagatggaacagagagagagagacagatagaacagagagagacagacagacagaacagagagagacagacagacagaacagagagagagacagacagacagacagaacaaagagagagacagacagacagaacagagagagacagacagacagaacagagagagagacagacagaacagagagagagacagacagaacagagagagagagacagacagaacagagagagagagagacagacagaacagagagacagacagacagacggaacagagagagacagacagacggaacagagagagacagacagacagacagaacagagagagacagacagacggaacagagagagagacagacagacagaacacagagacagacagacagaacagagagagagagacagacagacagaacagagagagagagagacagacagaacagagtgaacagagagaaagataccTAAGGTCAGTTAATTTGTCTTTAGACTTGTTTAGAATTCAGCACCTCTGTTATATAACTGTAATAACCAACACAATGGTCTCAATGAGTaagtcacaaatggcaccctatttcctataaagtgacctacttttgaacagggcctctgatcaaaaccagtgcactacaAATGGGAATAGGGGGCAATTTGGGACTCTGCAGCTCAAGATGAACAGAGTGTCACAATAGAGAGAGTCACAGGGGAGGTGATTGCTATTGACCCGGCTTAACCAGACCAGAATCCCCTTTCAGCCCTAGAGAAGCATGGATGCATTTGTCTCCGATTGATCATACATAATAAAATATGAGATGCGAATTCAATTTAGGAACAAGATACTGAACAAACTGAAATTGTTGTCCACAAGTAATTTAAAATCCAGTGCTCTGGGTGACACTCTTACCTGGGAACTGTAGGCTTCTTGGGGGGCTCGCGCGTGTTCATGAGAGAAGGCACGCAGTTGGTCAGCTCGGTCCAGTCTGCGTGAAGACCACAGCTCCAGCCAGTGGAGGACCGAGAGAAAAGCCACGTTTCCCTTTTTCCTGGCCGGTAACAGGTGCATTTCTTTTGGCCAGCATGACACTCACAAGGCCTCTCGAGTTTAATATTACGCACTAAATGTCGACCAAATGTTGTGCCCCCTGTCTAATGAATGTGTAGAAAAACAATAACATAATCTCCCTGGATATTGAAGTCTACGAGTCGACTGAGGTCTGCAGAAGTGAAATTGAAGCGGGGAACAAAACGGGCTTGGACACAGTCCTCAGCGACGTATGTGTCCTGTCCACTGAGGCCAATGTCGTTTCCCTGGGACCCGATGGCATTGCTGCCCGAGTTGGAGGGGAATGATCCTACGTGCAACAGTTGGCAATCGGAGCTAGGACAAAGGTACTGAAGCACAATAACGCCAAAGAGCAAGATTATCACCAGGGCAATCAAGAGCCGGTGGTGGTTGGTGGACCTTTCATCCATCTTCCCGAGAGAAACTAAACCACATTACTCAAGCAGTCTGACCCACTGGGCCCTGCCTCGGTTGGAGGCAAACACTGCTTTCTAGCTTTATTGCTTTCACTTCGTTAACTTAACAAAAACAATGACCAGCTATGGCTGGCTAGCGGAACAACTAGCCAGGCTAAGCTAGCCACACAACATTCGCATACAGAGGGCTTTTGATGTTTCACGAAATAATTATGTTACAGACGTGATAACATTTACCTCTCACAGAAGTCTGCTTGTATGTCACGAAAGCATTACAGATTTTGTGTTTCCCACCAAGAATTAGGTGCTTATAGCCCCCTTCCATCACCATGTTCCCGATCCCTAAACTTTCTTCCCAGAATCCCCTGCGTTGGCTGGGGCTCGTGAAATGACGGCATTTACATACATGGGCGGAGATTCTCTGATGTGAGCCAatcaatgactgtatatattGGCCAATCCATAAAGATGTATCTGTACCATGCTGCCCAGATTTGATATTGTGATTTTATTACTTTGTAGATGCATACAACACCCGCATGTCAAAGTTTTTAGAACTATACAGAGGAGTTATCTTGAcccatagatagatagatagcgcTTTCCCGTGATCCTCGATGTACAGCCgaaatagctcagttgggagagcgttagactgaagatctaaaggtccctggttcgatcccgggtttcGGCAGGTTTATACATTTTGAATTTGAAGACTCCAGTGCTCGCATACCATTGGGATATTCTATGTGCCACGGGTTCAGAACCAAATACTAAAATAAAATATTTGATAGTCAACGTGTTTCCTTTTTCTATACAATGAAGGCCTACTGATGTTGGAAGGTTACAGTAGGCACCACAGCTTTTCAGAACTTTCCAGAGGAATTATCTACTCTCTTTGTGAAGGAGTAGAGACAATACCTGTAGTCTCTAAACACATGCATGTGCATTATTGAATACTCATAAAAAGTCTAACGGGTTTAGTTTGAATCCTACAGACAAAGAACCacacact encodes:
- the hs6st2 gene encoding LOW QUALITY PROTEIN: heparan-sulfate 6-O-sulfotransferase 2 (The sequence of the model RefSeq protein was modified relative to this genomic sequence to represent the inferred CDS: substituted 1 base at 1 genomic stop codon); its protein translation is MDERSTNHHRLLIALVIILLFGVIVLQYLCPSSDCQLLHVGSFPSNSGSNAIGSQGNDIGLSGQDTYVAEDCVQARFVPRFNFTSADLSRLVDFNIQGDYVIVFLHIHXTGGTTFGRHLVRNIKLERPCECHAGQKKCTCYRPGKRETWLFSRSSTGWSCGLHADWTELTNCVPSLMNTREPPKKPTVPSRNYYYITILRDQVWRNLREWRHVQRGATWKASLHVCDGCAPTLAELPSYDPGDDWSGCSLQEFMDCPYNLANKRQVRMLADLSLVGCYNVSAMSEDERWAVLFESAKRNLRGMAFFGLTENQRETQYLFERIFCLAFISPFTQLNGTRAASVEVVSETQLQVRHLNQWDEELYEYARDLLLQRFQVARQQERKQARERRQQERKQARERMQQERKQARERRQQERKQARERRQQERKQARERRQQERKQARERRQQERKQARERRQQERKQARERMQQERKQARERRQQERKQARERRQQERKQARERRQQERKGQGEEAAGEETGQGEEAAGEETGQGEEAAGEETGQGEEAAGEETGQGEEAAGEETGQGEEAAGEETGQGEEAAGEETGQGEEAAGEETGQGEEAAGEETGQGEEAAGEETGQGEEAAGEETGQGEEAAGEETGQEEEAAGEEKAQREAGVNQAGDGEAGGRVAQR